The region TCAGATTTTCTGTTAATTAGCTATAAAACAATACAGAATCTTATAAGACTCGGAATATAATCTTACAGGAACAGTTCCGAAATATGATAGAAATTCTAATTAGACAGTTTTGTATAGGAATCCTTTAGGATTTTTTGACAAATGcaacaaaactaaaaagaaaacaaaaacaaaagtagtaCAAAGTACAGTAGCACACTTACCCTTGTTTCAGTGTTGAATTATCCACCCATTTCATGACGCCCTCCTGCTCTCTGTCAGACAAACCAATCCACACTCTCTCTTTGATGAATGAAGATATAAACTTCTGTGTgtgtaataacaaaaaataagtgTTATTCCTCTCATTCATTAATGACTGCAGGACAGTCAGgtacaagaacagtttcttcccccaggcaatctacctcatgaacagttaaatgttccccacttatgcaataaaaatatgcaatatccttatatttatttattacccctcctagtacatccctgcatcttactctattctattccattatcatctatagcacaactattcatacaatttatttataattattttatttttttttctctatgttgttgttgtctctgtgtactggaagcttatgtcactaaaacaaattccttgtatgcgcaagcatacttggcaataaagctctttctgattctgattaacagacactcacacaaactcacctgCTTCTCTTCAGTGTTGATAATGACCAGATCAGCACCACGCTCCCTGCAGTACTGTCTGCTGTCAGACCAGCTCTTCAACTCACtggacatgaaaaaacaaactgaacCATTCTTCTCATTCAGAGATTTAAAATCTCTCTGTTACTGGTTTTTCTCAGCAGTGAGATCATTGACTTTGGTCTCCAGCTCCAGGTTCTTCTGACTCAAAGAGTTGAAGTTGTTCTGCAGTTGGTGTTTTTCAGTCATTAGATCAGTGTAATTGTCCTGTAAGCTGTTGATGGTTTGATTAAGCTCCTTAACTGTGTTCTTGTAACTCTTGATCAGGTCTCTCTCTGCTGTGATGGTGTTGTGCTGCAGTATGATGAAGACcagcagaagaacacaaatgAGCCCGAGACCCACTGTGATCAACACCAAACATCTACTTCCTCCTGACAAACAGGAAGAAAACACTCAAATATCAGTTAATACACTTCATGTTATTAGAAATAAAGCTTCAAATCAACTTCTGTAAGGATAATCTAATATTGCTGTTAGTAATTGACATgcctttttatgttttagaagtATATTTTTATGTCATCTGAAAGTGCTATGACAAAATTTGCGAACAAGAAcactttaaaaagtatattaaaaataagtcagtgataatgcactttatttaaaagcagaaacAGTGACATTACGTTCGTAGAAATacaagatttgaaaatatttgtgatGTTTCTCATTTCCTCACAGTGACACTATTAACATAACCAAGTAACTATGCTTACTGTGCTTTAGATCTTTTCCTTCATCTTGGCTTTGACTCTGAGTTTGAGGACCAGTTGTTTTCTGAAAATCTCTGCGTTCAACATTTTCATAAATAGCCTCTAAATCCATTATCCACGGTTGTCTGATAGTGTATCTTCACAGTGAACTGTcatatttagaatgtttttttttttaaatactgttaaatttacaCAGGAAGTGGTTTCACTTCACACTGGCCTTTGACAAAAATAAAGTCCTTCAGTCACACTTAAAAACTCTCTGCAGAGCTGTACTGCTATGTTTGTGCTTTGTACAATCAACCACATGTTATCAGCTTCAGAAGCCAACAAGAGGAGTCTGTGAACACTCAAATAAACTCAAGCAGCCTTAAACAGGCCAAACTGGACCTTTATATTGATGATACAGGAAACACAGCAGTAAGCAAGTAGGCCAGAGTGCAGTCTGGACGAGGGGAGGTGTCGCCCCGCCCACCTCAGCGGTTATTGGTTTATGATTAAGATGAGCTTATTGGTGTACAGATGAGTGACGATTTTACAGCTTATTGGTATAGATAATTATGACGCTGTTAGCAGGATTGGAATGCGGAAGTAGACATTCagatgaataaacttttaatataaattaaaaagcgaatataaatgttgtgtttttgcatttattgttGCGTTTCCACAACATCCCATATAAATACAAAGAGTTTTGGATTACGACgaacagaatataaataaatggtttgCAGAGGTGGATAGtcccaggggtcagaaagtaaaaagtcctgccatatgtttattccacccatgaactcagcagctgatttcaccagaggaggaatcaagtcattccttccaagtcacaaacaagtctcaagttaaatcccaagtcctcaaagagttaaagttaatgagataagtgaactgactaattaaatgataattgtgcattagtgatgaacacctgctgttattgtaaattacagaggatcagatgctaatgttttattggttaaaatgatgccaccatcattgAGATCAGTGTTTGACTTAGTTGtactcttgacccttgacttgttgtgcTAGATCTCACTCTGTAGCTTTGTATGGGGGTGCTGTAGAAAAGAGCGATCAGTGATCTACAATAAACACATTGTCACAATGAGCTGGTGTGATTACGTTCAAAATAATGTTGGTTTGTTTAATAAGTTTAGATTTTGAATAGTCATCCCAGAGAAACTACAGCACGCAAAAAAAGTACTGctttaatatttacagagaatgaattttaaatctgtgCAACACATGAACTCCAGTggtttttagacacacacagatatcaagaacaaGCATATTAATatctacaatggtgacaatcatcAAAATGCTTcttgttgcaatacatgaaaaactcccataatgcactgcagtatgaataattattttcaccactgttgaggatcacgtgataaatgttcatggcttaATGCctaagcagggtttttttttcttattaaagtaTTATAGTGGTAATGTACAATAGAGGTGTGCGATACCGCTAGATTTGGTATCGAGCCGATACCAAGTAAATACAGGGCCAGTATcgccgataccgatactttttaataattaaggtgGATGCGTCTTTAAcctaaaatctaaatgaattttcatgacttttaatttgtttttgtgatttgcatttcGGGTTATAGGGAATGTGAAGGTACGTCACGCAGTGTTTGCATTATGGGACGTGGGCGCCATGTTTAGAGGCACGATCTCTAGGCGTTTCTCAATGTAAAGGATACTTCCTTGGCAGGACTGGTCCTTCCAAGTCACTTCCTTCAGAGTCTAGGCGAGGCTCCTCTTTAGCACTCGGAGAACACGTAAATGGAACAGGCTAGCAAGTGCACGTCATTACGTAAGTGAAGAGGTCCGCTTTCAGTGcttatcgcaagccgttttagcatttaaaacttatcttaaatggagttttgactagccataaagtatttagagatatctctaatccgaTTTATTACTATTggaattataattgcagatatctctaattgtcattgtgactagtcgaattataattatgactatgcgaaattatatttatggatagtcaaaccaagttttaaatgctaaaacggtaGGCGCTGAAAAATGGAAGTGTATATGTTACTGTTTTGGTTGCTTGTTTTCTACACGGAGACGTATGAACGCCTCCGTTTGTTCCTTGGTCCCTGTAAAAAAAGACGAGAAAGCTATGAATAACGCTGTGAACGGTATAATATTAACGTTAAATTACTTTGGACAACTTAACtagttatttataaaagaaatgccGGTGACGGCAACCAAGCTAACAATTGTTAAATGACAGGTCCGGTTCAGTTAGCCATCAATAacgtaatttgtatttgtataatttataatatcaatacGGTAGTAATCTGTACTGGCATTTAAACGTTAAACTTTACTTATATTTACTACAGTTATAAACTCCACTTTGGTAACGTAAATACATATTGAAAGCATATTGCCCCGTTAACGCTTCGACTCCACTAACGtttgacatttttgaattttttgaacaaGATAGCAAAGCTGCGCGCATAGGATTGTGGGTGATTTGAGAGCGCGAAGGCTACACATATGCATCCTTTCCTGTATATGGGATATTTTTCGAACGAAGGACTCAGTCCTTTGTTGAAATTCCGAGGATCCTCGACATTGGAACAGTACTTCGACGGATGTCGATGACGTAGCATCCTCGAAATTCTGGCTTCCGAGGATCCTTCCTTGACATTAAGAAACTGTTTACGTTTTCGCCCTTTTCGCCGACGACGTTGCTATGACATTTAATTGTGGGTGTGTTTGGCTAAAACGAGGTAAAACTGAAGAAGAACGGAAGAAATTGAGAAgttgaaagaaaaagagaagggacCCTATCGGGAGAAACTAAAATGCCACTGCCCTAAAAACGTTATTTGGACAAACTGTCCGAGATAAACAACATAGATCCATATGATTTAGCAGCCCAAGACTGGATTACAGATCCAGATGCACTAACTCCGCTCACATATCTGGACATCGTCAATTACCTTGTTTTTGGATTGAGTGCGTACACTTTTGCAGGAGTTTAAGAGCTATAAATCCCTTCAAGCCCATGAACAGTTTTGCAGCAGCTGGGTACAAGACCTCCTCATTCACAGGCCGCCTAACTGCAAGAGCACAGTCGTACTGGCAAAGGTAAGATGGCACTTCTTCTTCTGTCGGagttttatggcggttggcaaaccagctaAAAGAAATATGCTATTTACTGACAATGTATTAATACCTACGTATCTTAATGATTCTGTAAAATTGATTCTTTCTCTGTTGTATTCTATGCAATGAATCAACACGTTCATAAGATGGCACTTGTGTTTTTGGCCaagttattaaaacaaacaaaatgctaaatattcagctaaagttatgttattttaaagagtCATAATCAGTGGGTTTGAGCagttgcatttaataaaaaaaaaattgttataatcGTCAAAATTGTCTAAAAACCCAGTTTTATTTTGCTTGTGGCGGgcagatttatttttgtaactcaTGTGGTTATGTTGATTAGAAATTAATGAATACATAATTTACAAtcaataatttacattacattatttttacattgaaatacgtaatttacatttacaagttAGTTTTGACCAGTGTTAGCatgaaaacaatataatttaGGTGGTTCTGCTtttattaatcacaaattaattaaatttaatttatttaatcagataCTTAATTTATCTGTCATTGATTAACATTTCTGTCTTTATGTACAGGTGATGCACTCCCAGCGCCTTAGTGAAGTTCCTCTGAAGGCTTGGGTTATAGATTGATGTATCTTTGCCCATCCCAGTTTatgtgcacttaaagggatagttcactttaaaataaaaattctgtcatcatttactcaccctcaagttattttAATAcctgtgtgaatttctttcttctgctgaacacaaaggaagatattttgaagaatgtcagtaaccaaacagttaactgGAACCACtgacttacataaaaaaaacattttcctacTATAGAAGTCAGTGGTTCCAGTTAACTGTTTGGgtactgacattcttcaaaatatcttcctttgtgttcagcagaagaaaagaaattcacacaggtttaaaataacttgagggtgagtaaatgatgacagaatttacattttaaagtgaactatccctttaaagggtcTCTGTGGATACAATCAGTACAGAAACAGATAAGTcacttaatgtatttattaagcaGTTATATAAAAACTTGagtcacaaacattttaaaaaaggcaTGTAAAAGATGTACACAATATCAAAGCAAATTGttcattgaaaacaaaataaataattgatttgatTCATGCAATGTGGCCTGGCTTTATCATCTGCTAACATGAACCACAATTGAACATCATTCATCAACTATCCTACGATGGTGCCCAGTCAGGATGAGTATCCAGCATTTCAAATGCTGGTTGTCCTGTAAATACATGGTGCCCAGTCAGGATGAGTATCCAGCATTTCAAATGCTGGTTGTCCTGTAAATACAGCAATTTTGTAGGTTATATACAATTATGGACATCTTCATATACtttcaacacacatacatatacacatatacatacacatatatatatacacacacacacacatatacatgtatgtatatatatatatatatatatatatatataaaatatacataaatatgataaaaaaattcaaattctacataaagctgtgcgtgtgtgtgtgtgtgtgtgtgtgtgtatatatatatatatacacgcatatatatacacatacacacgcatatatatacacatacacatatacatacacacaccacacacaaaaaaaaaaaaaaaaaaaaaaaaaaaaaaaatatacacatacatacacatatacatatatatatatatacatatatacatatatatacatatacatatatatatacatatacatatatatatacatatatatatatatatatatacatacacacacatacatacatacatacacacatatacataattatGTTAGTAGAAACTGGACCAGAAGATAAACAAAAGctaacacattaataataatttcttcatatatatatatatatatatatatatattatatatatatatatatatcatatattctATTTCTTAGACATTGTGATTGTTGTTGCAAAAGGAACATTATCTGTTGATAGCCAAAAATTATGCTTTGCTCTGGGAGTCAACACACATCGACGTTTAAGACAATGAgagcaaaatgaaaatattgtatttaGGTCAAAGTTAGAGACCAGAGAACTCACCTGACTGAAAATGCAGCGAACACACTCTCGCTGGATGCAGGGGtgttttgaaaagtaaaaatttttCTCCTGATTGGCGGCAACCCACGCGATCCGGCGTTTTTTTTCGTCAGCTCCTGCACCTGCTTCCCTTGTTGTTTTTTCCAGGAAGGAAAGCTGAAAAAAACGTATTCCGTTTTTTCAGTTTCCTCCCTGAACGATCGTGTGACCTGCTATGATCGAGCAGTACTGACCAACCATATCGACGTTTATTAAAATCTCGACAGAAACTCCAAACAGCCTCCAACACACGAATTCAAATACAGCGGGATAGGGCGCGATCCTGCAAATGGCGGAGGACCCATAATGCAACACGGCGTGACGTCACCTTCACATTCCCTATTAATCAGTACTGCAAAAGCTTTTGTTCAGAAACAACTTTTggttacttctgttttatttaaataaacaaagttacaaaatgattacttcacaaatataaaaaatgtaaaaacaaattctctttttcaagtagcatgttaacaaaaaatgctcctctttctctctgctgccatTTCTCCGCCTCTGACTGACTGCTGTTAGAAATGCGCGGCTGAGCGGCGCGCGCGCGCCTGACTGCTGGTGGTAGCGCTAGTGGTGAGTCACGTGACGGTACAACACAGGGGAGGGGGAGGAGAGCAGCAGTGTCGAGCACGAGCAGCACTCTTGAGAGCTTGCTCTGCTctgtgacagcagcagcattttgacaaACACGGCCAAGTCGCAAAACGAGACACTGAAACTTAAAGCTCCtatatgtaggaattttgtaataaaatttccgaaaataacttgcacagtgtgatatatttcctccagttgtgtattacaatatctcaaaagtctccaaagattttttatttcagagaaattccgattttaaataactggccgtcccggaaaaattatgtcgcctctcagtgacgcaatgtccgctctatatactttttttccggtgtagaccatgtgatgttccaccacaccggaatatcacatggtcaaatgcggaagtggtggttatgttatagccgCGTGTAAAATgagggctgcatccgaaaacttaggcaggtgacttgctgcctcgcagccgtatcaggcaatgactttgcaggcagcgtttttgcacgaaggcacctcaggattttggacaggcttctgaggcagagtaacggttaaatgatctacagctaaatatagagagctttggtgataacgaagttaatatttcattactgcaatattaatttctcgctagaaaagtggaaaacatgatcaaaaacatttacacaaaaactgaccaccgaccgcaactttcagacaccatctttattttttggcttgactgtcacagaatggaacgcacaggattgtggcatataaaaggcagcgaaggatacatctatgctgccttcaaaaatcggccagatgaaggcatctcaggagacaggaaatgaagctaacattgaattctgAATTTGATATGGGCTTGGCTTTCGTTTAGgtcacacttggacgtgggcggggttgtgtcggggatgggcgtgttggttgtcgttgttatggatcacgataactctttggcgagtattgaagtgccagtaaaacgtAAGCGTCCATATTCGGATACACGCAGACTGTGTGACAAACGGAGGAATAAAACCAGGATAAATATCGGCCAGGCGTTTACGAGATGGAGAGAGCTGCGCGAAAATCTTGGACTTGACAGAGACTCTGCTCTCGCGAGTGTATTGATAGACAGGTAAGCAAATCAATtacaggtaatacaaaaacgaataaattacctcATCCGTGATCATGATTCGTTTATCCAATTCAGATACATTGCTAAggtgaaaacgcattaaaaacgacatctcccatcgtcacctgcttcatagcgtcatcaagcttcgcctttgttattgttgcaaaagcgccctcttgtggtcaattacaaaagtcacatactggggtatttattatcaatattttcaCGTTGGTATCGATATTATCGATATGTACTGATCTCCCTGCTTTACAACACTCCAATGAAATATCactcttttttgaaaaataataaagaattcaAATCAAGATCATTCAGTCATCAAAAGCATCGGATACCTGGTCGTTCAAGATTAGTTTCAGCATTGcacaaatgttttctgtgaaacagtaatgcatttgttttagaagcaaatttatcaaaactgttaaaaggctcaagagcccaactgaagcaaatactgaccacaattatggtggcaaagtttttttttttttttcaattgattacatccaaggctgtgcttaaagtcagttgtagttcttgtgtttctcttttcttcagtgatgttgattgttaacagtaggtgttcatcactaatgcacaatcttcatttaattagtcacttaattatctcattaactttaactctttgaggacttgggattttaACTTGAaacttgtttgtgacttggaaggaatgacttgattcctcctctggtgaaatcacgctgctgagttcatgggtggaataaacatatggcaggacttttttactttctgacccctggactatccaCCTCTGATGGTTTGATTTACAATTACTCCCTCGACGGCTGTAATATACACAACATatacattaatatctttatttagaAAGTTACACAGCAACATAATtcaaataatcacaatatatatagttattgtatgcagtggcggactgggacagtaaatcaggccagGAATTTGACTgcaccccaggccacctctgttggtgcagtcaccaccacccaattcatgtgtccaccagactgctaaacttgtaggcttAACCCTcttagttgatgtaacaggtagactatcatacataatatgaatggataaataaacaaactctcaaaaactcactaggaacacaccatctatatcatctttccctgaatccctctctctctcactctgcacatctagtttctctgctatatgaaataagcactttcaaaaatctatattaattgtgcagccatcaattgtatgtccccatgatcacagtcctactactgatgatcttataaatcataaaagcacatattgttctaagagtatagccagcatgtttacttttgcttttagcttaaactttaccggaaggttcctgctccgactcaaaagctgaactgtccacccccttttgtttaacagcaggagcacttggaagcctgggtgccagcccgaaccccgcccacaacatttttttggacgggaagttcggtctggactcgatccattgaggagtaattatgctcggctcccagaaggccgagccaatcaaattgccagggcgggctttaatcgatgatggacaggctatctgcAGTTACGTAAGATAGGGCATCTTGGAAGGGGTAGGCTCacgatctcttttctctgaagcctcagatgAGCATGCTTCTTCAGCCTTGTCTCTTTCgtcgtctttccatttttttaaagttagtcaagtcacgttgcaaccgtgtaataaagttgagacagggccgacaaatgcgataagatttattttcattattgtcgagATCTAATCCTAAACCCGAGAACTAGTTCGTATatacatgcaccttttgtgtttctctcaaaaatgttattcgtgctTATAAGTACTCCGCgaattcttaaattcttttttacAACAGCGGCAAAGAAGATCATTTACACTCATTACTTTCCTACTTACAGTTCCAGCATGCGTGGCGTGCCAGAGAcaggggtaactgcagcctggagcaatgggcgtgccaaaaggtaggggcgtgccaaaaggtaggggcgtgccaaaaggtttctcattggtcaaAGGAGTTTTACTctgttggccaatcagcggtaaatatacaTGTACGTAATTTCCTTTAGACAAGAGAAGGTGGCGGCGATAAGACGTGGTGTAATTATTCATCACACGTTTATCTATgctttatataccacaaatatgtatataaagatagcttgttacaatacgatcataattttccctttgcgttatatcttgcagctttagtaattggtttattgttgttgacagacatactgtatgtacagtgagacaaaacgatgagCGCATCTGCATCGAAGGTGAAGCTCTCAGAGCTGATAGTATATAAATGCGTCCTTTAtgtgcaatacagtacagaatacatcctgtaagtataataattattaccacctctgctattacaactgaactaagatcaattcacaatctatgaagacgattagacaaaatcaaaaaactaattcagagtttgtttctacctttctgctaggtatccaactaatgcagagtatattcaagtttccaacacactggttgtgaagaaccctttccagagaaatataaaaggaaatgactgtgtaagtgacattgtttttaatccatttgtttatctctatcaacataatcacacacaatattgtagtaacaatatattgtaatctttatttgctggaaaatgacaatcagtgaaatttgtgtttttagcacacCTGACACATCTCTAAACCGGAAATTTAAAGCAGAACGTGCACCACTCGCA is a window of Cyprinus carpio isolate SPL01 chromosome B1, ASM1834038v1, whole genome shotgun sequence DNA encoding:
- the LOC109063851 gene encoding CD209 antigen-like protein D, encoding MSSELKSWSDSRQYCRERGADLVIINTEEKQKFISSFIKERVWIGLSDREQEGVMKWVDNSTLKQGFWIKGEPNDEHGIEDCIELTPSHPALNWNDLPCSEMRKGFCEK